The following proteins come from a genomic window of Planctomycetota bacterium:
- the rnr gene encoding ribonuclease R encodes MSHSYKHQILQHVKHRAYQPQSFKALADQLGVADQDRDAFKAALDELVSENQVILGSAGTIALPPPGRTMTGRFRLNQRGFGFVIPDTPNAHGDLFVPAGATNGALTGDMVRADVRRRGGFGGGSGGGKSPYIGVIVEILKRGESHFVGTLQRKGNTFLVIVDGTALAQPVVVRDPGAKHAAVGDKVVIELTRYPEDNALPEGVITEVIGKTGEADVETVAVCRAYDLAEHFPDKVIDNARQVVNRYNNNPESFFENRTDLRDTYIITIDPPTAQDFDDAISISRTDNGWELGVHIADVAAFVTPGSALDEEAYQRGNSTYLPQRVVPMLPEVLSNGLCSLQPNVPRLARSVFITYDDDGYPQSSRFARSVIHSAHRLTYIEAQALIDGDQKLAREHAKYDAPYTAELIEALSKMNELSQIIRARRMKQGMIVLALPEVELVYGEDGHVKDAQPEDDSYTHKLIEAFMVEANEAVARVFADLNVPLIRRIHPEPGAHDITELRTFARVAGFDIPMRPTRKDLQRLLEATRDTPAARAVHFAVLRTLTKAEYTPDLIGHFALASEHYTHFTSPIRRYPDLTVHRALDVLTQKLDEVGRVPRSPQKRKRLSNQLRSDERVPDADWLRQMGNHCSATERNSEAAERELRTLLVLHLLEKHIGDEFASTVTGATNFGVFCQIDKYLVEGLIRTDALPGAPAERWQLNPYTGSLVAQRSGRAIAIGDQYRVRVMGVDLAKRELNLMLLDTPSGRAAAAPVSPFRKRRKEKAKHSPARPAAHKPRRSKKRRR; translated from the coding sequence ATGTCACACAGTTACAAGCATCAGATTCTCCAGCACGTCAAACACCGTGCGTACCAACCGCAGAGCTTCAAGGCCCTCGCGGACCAGCTCGGCGTCGCCGATCAGGATCGCGACGCATTCAAGGCCGCGCTCGATGAACTGGTTTCCGAAAATCAGGTGATCCTCGGCTCGGCGGGCACGATCGCGCTGCCGCCGCCGGGGCGCACCATGACGGGGCGCTTCCGCCTCAACCAGCGCGGATTCGGTTTCGTCATTCCCGATACGCCCAACGCGCATGGCGATCTGTTCGTCCCCGCCGGCGCGACCAATGGCGCCCTGACCGGCGACATGGTCCGGGCCGACGTCCGACGCCGCGGCGGTTTCGGCGGGGGCTCCGGCGGCGGCAAATCCCCCTACATCGGCGTCATCGTCGAAATCCTCAAACGCGGCGAGTCGCACTTCGTCGGCACGCTTCAGCGCAAAGGCAACACGTTCCTCGTCATCGTCGACGGCACGGCCCTGGCGCAGCCCGTCGTCGTGCGCGACCCCGGCGCCAAGCACGCCGCCGTCGGCGACAAGGTCGTCATCGAACTGACGCGCTACCCCGAGGACAACGCCCTGCCCGAAGGCGTCATCACCGAAGTGATCGGCAAGACCGGCGAAGCCGATGTCGAAACCGTCGCCGTCTGCCGCGCCTATGACCTGGCGGAGCATTTCCCCGACAAAGTCATCGACAACGCCCGGCAGGTCGTGAACCGGTACAACAACAACCCCGAGTCGTTTTTCGAAAATCGCACCGACCTGCGCGACACGTACATCATCACCATCGACCCGCCCACCGCGCAGGATTTCGACGACGCGATCAGCATCAGCCGGACGGACAATGGGTGGGAACTGGGCGTGCATATCGCTGACGTCGCCGCCTTCGTGACGCCCGGTTCGGCCCTCGACGAAGAAGCGTATCAGCGCGGCAACTCGACGTATCTGCCGCAGCGCGTCGTGCCCATGCTCCCCGAAGTCCTCAGCAACGGGCTGTGCAGTCTTCAGCCCAACGTCCCGCGACTCGCCCGCAGCGTGTTCATCACGTATGACGACGACGGCTACCCGCAGTCCAGCCGCTTCGCCCGCTCCGTCATTCACTCGGCCCATCGCCTCACCTACATCGAAGCCCAGGCGCTCATCGACGGCGATCAAAAGCTCGCGCGCGAGCACGCCAAGTATGATGCGCCGTACACCGCCGAGCTGATCGAGGCGCTTTCGAAGATGAATGAGCTGTCGCAGATCATCCGCGCCCGGCGCATGAAGCAGGGCATGATCGTGCTGGCCCTGCCGGAAGTCGAGCTTGTCTACGGTGAGGACGGCCACGTCAAAGACGCCCAGCCCGAGGACGATTCGTACACGCACAAGCTCATCGAAGCGTTCATGGTCGAGGCCAACGAAGCCGTCGCCCGCGTGTTCGCCGATCTGAATGTCCCGCTCATTCGCCGCATTCACCCCGAGCCGGGCGCGCATGACATCACCGAGCTGCGGACCTTCGCCCGTGTCGCCGGGTTCGACATTCCGATGCGGCCGACCCGCAAAGACCTTCAGCGACTTCTCGAAGCGACGCGTGACACGCCCGCCGCTCGAGCCGTCCACTTCGCCGTGCTCCGCACGCTCACCAAGGCCGAGTACACCCCCGATCTGATCGGCCACTTCGCTCTCGCCTCCGAGCATTACACGCACTTCACCAGTCCGATTCGGCGATATCCCGATCTGACCGTGCACCGGGCGCTGGATGTGCTCACGCAGAAGCTCGACGAAGTCGGCCGCGTCCCCCGTTCGCCTCAGAAGCGCAAACGCCTGAGCAATCAGCTTCGCTCCGACGAGCGCGTGCCCGACGCTGACTGGCTGAGGCAGATGGGCAACCACTGCTCCGCCACCGAGCGCAACAGCGAAGCAGCCGAGCGCGAGCTGCGCACGCTGCTCGTCCTGCATCTGCTCGAAAAGCACATCGGCGACGAATTCGCCAGCACTGTCACCGGCGCGACGAACTTCGGCGTCTTCTGCCAGATCGACAAGTATCTCGTCGAAGGACTCATCCGCACCGACGCCCTGCCCGGCGCGCCCGCCGAACGATGGCAGCTCAATCCATACACCGGCTCGCTCGTGGCTCAGCGCTCCGGCCGCGCCATCGCCATCGGCGACCAGTACCGCGTGCGCGTCATGGGCGTCGATCTGGCCAAGCGCGAATTGAACCTCATGCTGCTCGACACGCCCTCCGGTCGGGCCGCCGCCGCGCCCGTGTCGCCCTTCCGCAAACGCCGCAAGGAGAAAGCCAAGCATTCCCCCGCCCGCCCCGCCGCTCACAAGCCGCGCCGATCCAAAAAGAGAAGAAGATGA
- a CDS encoding HlyD family efflux transporter periplasmic adaptor subunit gives MFPRLIALAVIAAALIGALYYAQHRAEPLKVSGFIEADEIRLGSRVGGRVKRVDAVEGHRVKPGDVLIELEPYDLLHKRDALRAQRAQLAANLDKLVAGPRKQDIEAARAYVQSAEAERDLAQLNFERIKKSFDAKAASPDELDKATENLKSASAMVEVRRQQLAQLEEGTRKEDLTEARAALDAADANLAAIDAQICELEVASPVPGEIEAVDLQPGDMVTPNAPVLSLLDLSHLWIRAYLPENLMRLEPGDKVDVTVDSFPGRKFKAHISFVAQQAEFTPGNVQTPEDRSKQVFRIKVVLEEGIDLLRPGMNADVWLPPPPTPEVDHSRDRNAAPAAPATP, from the coding sequence ATGTTCCCACGCCTGATCGCTCTCGCCGTTATCGCCGCCGCGCTTATCGGAGCGCTTTACTACGCCCAACACCGCGCCGAGCCGCTCAAAGTCTCCGGGTTCATCGAAGCCGATGAAATCCGCCTCGGCTCCCGCGTCGGCGGGCGGGTCAAGCGGGTCGACGCCGTGGAAGGTCATCGTGTCAAGCCCGGCGACGTGCTCATCGAACTCGAGCCCTACGACCTGCTTCACAAGCGCGACGCCCTCCGCGCCCAGCGCGCCCAGCTCGCCGCCAATCTCGACAAGCTCGTCGCCGGTCCGCGCAAGCAGGACATCGAAGCCGCCCGCGCCTACGTCCAATCCGCCGAGGCCGAGCGCGATCTGGCGCAGCTCAATTTCGAGCGCATCAAAAAATCGTTCGACGCCAAGGCGGCCTCGCCGGATGAACTCGACAAGGCGACGGAGAACCTGAAAAGCGCCAGCGCCATGGTCGAAGTCCGTCGTCAGCAGTTGGCGCAGCTTGAAGAGGGTACGCGCAAGGAGGACCTCACCGAAGCCCGCGCGGCTCTCGACGCCGCCGACGCCAACCTCGCGGCCATCGATGCGCAGATCTGCGAACTGGAAGTGGCCTCACCGGTGCCGGGCGAGATTGAAGCGGTCGATCTTCAGCCCGGCGACATGGTGACGCCCAACGCGCCCGTGCTGTCGCTCTTGGACCTGTCCCATCTGTGGATCCGGGCGTATTTGCCGGAGAATCTGATGCGATTGGAGCCGGGCGACAAGGTCGATGTGACGGTCGATTCGTTCCCCGGTCGCAAGTTCAAAGCGCATATCAGCTTCGTCGCCCAGCAGGCCGAGTTCACGCCGGGTAACGTGCAGACGCCCGAAGATCGCTCCAAGCAGGTCTTCCGCATCAAGGTCGTGCTCGAGGAGGGCATCGATCTTCTGCGACCCGGCATGAACGCCGACGTATGGTTGCCTCCGCCTCCGACCCCGGAAGTTGATCATTCGCGCGATCGAAACGCCGCCCCCGCTGCGCCTGCCACGCCATGA
- a CDS encoding NUDIX domain-containing protein — protein MNAHVLELLNRYEAYDARERHHFRRMIKLAQDAADPFSRKLFEPGHFTASAFIVSPDARSLLLILHSKLHRWLQPGGHIDAADTNILEAARRETREETGVVDMDAVPLNRVQLFDLDIHPIPANPKKDEPAHEHFDLRFLFRAKTTELVAADDAHDARWVDLRQITQEFTDASVMRALEKLRRLRL, from the coding sequence ATGAACGCCCACGTCCTGGAGTTGCTCAACCGCTATGAAGCGTACGATGCGCGCGAGCGCCATCACTTTCGCCGCATGATCAAGCTCGCGCAGGACGCCGCCGACCCCTTCAGCCGAAAGCTCTTTGAGCCCGGCCACTTCACCGCCAGCGCCTTCATCGTCTCGCCCGACGCCCGGTCGCTTCTGTTGATTCTTCACAGCAAACTCCATCGCTGGCTCCAGCCCGGCGGGCACATCGACGCCGCCGACACGAACATCCTCGAGGCCGCCCGCCGTGAAACCCGCGAGGAAACCGGCGTCGTCGATATGGACGCCGTCCCCCTCAATCGTGTGCAGCTTTTCGATCTGGACATTCACCCCATCCCCGCCAATCCCAAAAAGGATGAACCGGCCCACGAGCACTTCGACCTCCGCTTCCTCTTCCGCGCCAAAACCACTGAACTGGTCGCCGCCGACGATGCGCACGACGCCCGCTGGGTCGACCTGCGTCAAATCACCCAAGAGTTCACCGACGCCTCCGTGATGCGCGCCCTGGAAAAGCTTCGCCGCCTGCGCTTATGA